The following DNA comes from Sander lucioperca isolate FBNREF2018 chromosome 2, SLUC_FBN_1.2, whole genome shotgun sequence.
GGGCcttaatgtttttaaaatctCAGAGTTCTCTGGGAATCGGCCACTGACAGTCATGATGCACACTATATTCCAGGTAAGCACTGTCACTTGTTCTTTTTGTCTTAATCTTTTACTACAAAATAATGTTGAATCTTGAAATTGTTTTGACCATGAACTCTCTCCTGTGTTTGTAGGAAAGAGACttgttaaaaacatttaaaattccACTTGACACCTTTATAACATACCTGATGACCTTAGAAGACCATTATCATGGCGATGTGGCCTACCATAACAACATTCATGCTGCTGACGTCACCCAGTCAACTCATGTGCTGCTATCCACCCCCGCCCTCGAGGTGAGGCGCATGTGCATAAAAGCCCACACTTCCACAATCAGCTTCAATCAAACTTCTGCTTCAAGTCCAATCATTGGCTCTTACTTGCAAGGATATTTTTGTCAAACGATTTCATTCTCTCATCAATGCcttccctcctccccctctgtgCTTGATTCTTTTCTACCAGGCTGTGTTCACAGACCTTGAGATTTTAGCTGCCATCTTTGCCAGTGCAATTCACGACGTGGACCATCCTGGCGTCTCCAACCAGTTCCTCATCAACACCAGTGAGTCTATATATGGTGCTGTCTTAGCAGCTACGTCAGTGGCTCAGCAGTGTCATTAGTGCATATTCACAAAAacgaacacacactcacagtctGATACCCAGGTGCACACTGTAGCCTCTGCCTCACCGGCACACACACTTGCAATTTGCAGACAATTAACCCAACCAAACTTGGATGCAGATTTACTGTACATGGATGGCAAAAATTTTCTAAAcggaacacacatgcacacgtgcCAGTTAGTGTTTTTTTAGTGTCACAGCCCAGCTCTTAGACCATGACAAAAATAGGAGACAAGAGTAGGCTTCTAAagaaaaccatttaaaaaaaaatgggcatattaggcctttattttcgacagaacagcttagacttgaaaggggagagagggggaatgacatgcagcaaagggctgcaggttggagttgaatccgcggccgctgcgtcaaggactgAGACTCTTTATATGGgcgtgcgctctaccaggtgagctacccaggcgcccgaaaaccattttatttttaaacaatcaaaaataataataaaaaacaacataacattAACCAACGTAACTAAGCAAAGAGTAAAGAAATAGGCTAAAGTCGCCATCACGCCATGCCTGTCAGAGCCAGACCTGAAGGCAGGAGCCAGAAATAGCAGCCTGTACCAGGTGCAGCTCGTCAGCGCCAATCAGCACCTGCAACACGGTAAACACGAGACCCGAGCCAACAGGCACAGGGACACCCAGTGGCAGGGAGGCCGCGGCCATCATACCTCATGTGTGATGGCTTTGACAAGTGATTTCAACAAAGAGGGGTTCAAAGAGGAAATCAATATTGTCCACAATGGTACCCTTTCCTTGTAACACAACATCATTCAGGCAAACATGTTATCTTGGTAAGGATGTTTTTCAACATCCTTACCAAGACATGGACATCGTAGACAACACTGCATAGGGAAACCCTTTGtttgacatacagtattgtGTGGTTTAAATGCTGTTGTTGGGATAAAGTGGGATAATATCACTTTGAGATCTTTGATGAAAAgtgcattataaattaaatgtattattattatttattatgaatGCCTACCAAATTACAAAagctacaaataaataaataaatcatatatTCTCATTTACCTCTAGTGGTATCTAACCATGCAGGCAGCTGAAGATAGTTGTAGTTGTTAGATATCCATTGTTGCAGCCTCCATTGTAAAGTGGAGGCAGAAATCACAAAGATATTTTAAAATCTGGAAAGCAAAACTATCTGCAAGACTAGATACCTCCCAGGGAAATGATGGAAGTGAGTGAACCAAGCCTTTAACCAGACTTACAGGGTTAATGGTGTTGTGTTGGTAGATGAAGTGTCCTCAAGCAAGAGACTGAACCTCTGCTTTATTTTTTTCGCTCATGACTGGAGGTGCCCTGAATATCGCCTTGCTTTGGCAATTTAgaggaaaacacaaacaaatagatTTTATATCCAGTGGGTCTCGCCCTAAATAGCCATTCTGGAAACCACtccaaatgtgtgtgttgcataAGAGTATTAGTAATACCTTCATCAGAACTAAAAAGACACAGCACAGTCTCACACGCTTCCCATAAGCCCAAATGGGGAATCCCTGCAGTAAAGGCAGTGTGAGTCATCTTAGTTAGGAGCCACCAGACTGATCTTCTGTCAGCCACAGAGCAACAGAGCAGGATCCCCTTTCTCCCCTCTGCTGCTCTGTTCCACTATGGCCGAGACTAATGCATCTTAATGGGAAATCTAAATACAGCTAGAGGACCTTCAAATGACCCAGAGTGGGGAAACCTCTCAGTGGAAAATGTGCTGGGGCTTTCTTCTGCCATGCACAGAGCAAGGGATGGATGTGTCACAGCAGCACATTGCAAATTTGTTCAGGCCTATTAGCAGTGAATGTTGTTACTCTAATTAGCACCTCGTTCTGTTCAAAAGATGTACCTTGTTGTATTGTGTTATCTTACAAAATAAACCCGgcaaaatcatttcaaatttctTGATGCATAAATTCTGTTAATGCCATGTTTTTGTTATACTATTTAAAACCTGAAAAACCACAATCCCACTAACTAAAATGATCAATTGTGTCCTCCATGCAGATTCAGAGCTAGCGTTGATGTACAATGACTCATCGGTGTTGGAGAACCACCATCTAGCAGTTGGTTTCAAGCTTCTACAAGAAGAGAACTGTGAtatctttcaaaacatgaccaaaaaacaaagacaatcaCTGCGAAAGATGGTCATTGACATTGTAAGTGGAAATATTAAGTGCAATGCATTATTTGCACTACATTATACATTCAttcaatcactttttttctatatattttttggtATTACCAGGTGCTAGCAACAGACATGTCGAAGCACATGAATCTACTGGCTGATCTGAAAACTATGGTGGAAACCAAGAAGGTGACCAGCTCTGGTGTCTTGCTGCTGGACAACTACTCTGACAGGATACAGGTCAGAATAAAGCTGCAGACCAGTAACGCCAAGTATCCATATCactgtgtttttgtgattttcatGTATATTCAAAGACTTAGAGTAGGCTTCTGAAAACCTTTCacatatttagaaaaatacattaTTAAGTGCCTTCTGAAGTGGCACAATGAAATTCGGTTGGGTGTCCTTACAAAATGTGTGGTGCTGAAACCATGGTGAGGCTGTAACTACTTGCAGGACACAATGACCGTAATATGCTAGCTTCCTTTATTTTGGACTCGAAATTAGTTGCATCAAATTTTAGCAAGTTTGAACGCTGAAACCAAAGCACAAATTTACTTCATCTCTGCAAGGAAATTCACTAATCACAACAAATTCATTAAAATCTCAGCCTGAAATATCACTGTTGTAAATGATGCTGTGGCAGAGCCTTTATGCTTCATTCTATCCTAAATCATGGAACATGTGGCTAGCTTGGGCCCCGTGTTTTAGacctttttatttgttgtattcAGGTTCTACAGAACATGGTGCACTGTGCAGATCTGAGCAACCCCACCAAGCCTCTCCAGCTGTACCGACAGTGGACGGACCGCATCATGGAGGAGTTCTTCAGCCAGGGTGACAGAGAGCGGGAGAGGAGCATGGAGATCAGCCCTATGTGTGACAAACACAACGCCTCGGTAGAAAAGAGCCAGGTAATACGCATacaaatgtactgtacatgcacatGCATATTGTGCATAGACACACATTGAATAACTTATTTTTCCCCCTCGCTTCCTGTAGGTTGGCTTCATAGATTATATCGTTCACCCTCTGTGGGAGACGTGGGCTGACCTGGTCCACCCGGACGCCCAGGACATCCTGGACACGTTGGAAGACAACAGGGAGTGGTACCAAAGCACTATCCCCCAAAGCCCCTCTCCTACCTTGGACGAGCCTGAGGACGGCACTCGACCACCAGGAGGGGACAAGTTCCAATTTGAGCTCACCCTGGAGGAGGACGGGGAGTCAGACACTGAGAAAGACAGCGGCAGCCAgccggaggaggaggaagacgaggatgaggaggaggaggaggatgaggaggaggaagaagacgaGGAAAACAGCTGTACTGACTCTAAAACACTCTGTACACAGGACTCTGAATCAACAGAGATTCCTTTAGACGAACAGGTGGGGGAGGACGAAGAGGAGGAGGTAGCGGAAGAGGGGGAGACACCCTGCTCACAACCGTGTGCCGTGGAGGAAGAGgtagcagaggagaaagaggaaaccCCTGACACATAGCAGTTTATGGACAGCACCTGATTAACTGTTCTTCTTAGTAATGACAGATGATTATTTATAGaatattttttggggttttgtggggtctgtctgtgttttttataCATCTATGTTTATGGTTCCAAAGCGTGTGCTGCTCTCCACCTTTGCCACTCCGCCTGTCAGCTTCGTTCAGACACGCCCACCGGTACTTCAAGTTTTTTTGCACTCAGGAAAACTCCTCTCCATACCTGTTTGTACTAAAGTGGTGTGTCCTTATTTCACTTCTACGCCTTCCCTTTTACAAACTTAAGTTTAGTACATTTAGTACAGTCTGCTCAGTGCTGTTCACATAATATCAAATTTTCCTTTCGTCCGCTTCGTCTCAGCCTTGTCTAAAACTTTAGcggtgtttctgtgttttatcaAGTGCCCATACTCCACAGAGACGGCTAACGGTGTGTTCAAGGAGAATCTCCCTCTCAATTAGGccatttcctttctttttccGAATTAGGAGGCATTTTATGCTGCTGTCCGCTGAAAACCTGATGGCAGATGACGCCGCAGAGATGAAAGCTGGATGGCTGGATTACATTTGGAGTGTTCTGATGTGTTTGCACTTGCTCCAATATTGCATTTATACTACTATTCCCATGCCACTATACCCCTATTTGGTTATTCCTGTGAGTTGAAAATTGGAATttattcatagttttttttattattttggtgAGAATTTTTATTGACTAGGAAGCAGGAACCCGAAGTCTTATGCTTTACTCTTGAATTTGTTTATTGAAATTGTTTATGATGAAGTCTTTCAATTTTATTATTGTTGCCTGCAGTTCTTTTGAACACATCCTGAGACAATGCAATGCTTTGTAGTTGATACAGAAAGCACCTTTTTTAGAAGCTTGATTAGTGCTCAGAGTATACAGAAATAGTAATGGTGTTAAAaactactggggtgattttATACCAATGTTATGAAAGCTTTTATTGTCCTTTTATTTTTCTTGCCCATTTTGTTTGACGTCCACATCACAAACAGCTGCatactttgtttgttttcagaaactttattttctgttaagaggtatgcatttttttttcatcaaaatAATGTTTCATTTTGCCTTCTCTACATTAAACCCAGTTGCTGTCTTTGTTTTCGACAAGACAATCAGCTCCGTTGCGTAGTCATCAGATAAATCTATCCTCTACGTAGATATTCTAATGCACTGATATGTTCATATATCACCACTTAAATATTTGTAATATGTTTAAACACGCCAAAACACTCACTCATGAATACATAGGCTTGAACAGTGCTGTCTTACACCTGGGCCAAGACTCTTTTTCCATGTTTCTATCATTTTTCACTTTACACCTGATGCTATTATTTATTGGTATACTTTTGTAATTGTTGAGTCATTTTTGCAATATAAAGGTGGTACAGTAAATATTTAACTGTAGCATAGACCACAGTACAGGCTTGGCAGTTACAATACCCAAAtataccttttttttctctgtgtacataaaatatgaaaaatcaacaaatgtaaaaagaaaaaaaaaacttgaaatactgcacattgtttttttaaagggggcttattttaattttcatttcgaaacttcattcattcattttgtgccaagattttttttctctctctttttcatctTCACCCAATGCCCTTACCTGTAATAAAATGTTCTGGTTTTATCGCTGTttacaaaattatatttattgtgctgtatataatatataattattaatgttattaCTATCATAATGCCGTTTGCTGTAAATGGTTGATTCTTATCATCCCTTTTGATGATGGTGTGGCTGTATTATGTACAATTTGTTGAGAGAATGTTTATTACAGTGTAAAAGCTTCAGTGTAAAAATGATCCATTGACATGTTGCTTATCTGAGAAGTAGCTCAGTGAAGAGAGGGGGAAAGccaaattgttttttaaaaagaaactgtTCCTTGGCCCATGGGCTGTGCCTTAAATTCAACGCATGTCATTTACTTTagcctttttttctattttttttttctagttcTCTTTTGCTGCATTAGTGAATATTTGGCTTGGGTTGGCCTGATCTCCTGTTGTGAATTGGAAAATGTTGCCTTTTTACTATCACAACCAAACACATACTGCTCCATCAAAAATGTGTCTCTGAAGAAAATATGTTGTCAGTGCAGAAGCTTGCAGGGATTCAGGTCAACCACAAGCCAAAGATGTCCTACTTGAGTGATGTGTGGCCTATAGCCGGATGTCCAAGAGTCGTATTTGCTGTAGACCTGGTCGAAACAACTCACACCTTCCTTACGCCCTGCCACTACACTCAAAGATGTGACTAAACCGGTCGGATTTAAACGATATGGGAGtaagttttctgtgtgtgtgcagagttaCTGCAGTGTCGTCTACATCCATGTGGTTGTACCACAGCTCCAAACACTGAATGGGGTGCAACAGGAGTGTGTAGTTGCTTCGCAACCACAGCCTACGAAGCACAGAGGCTTTGAGACACATCTGCATGTTCAGCCACTGCTGCATTAATTATGGCTGAAACACTGACAGTGTGTTGCTTATCTATGCTCGGCCCACACTTCCACTCGCATTACTTGCAATATTCAAAACAACTGACATCTTTCTGCCGGACAGGAGAAGGGTTTAGTATATTTCTGTAGTGAAGGGCAGATTGGGGTGGGTGGGATGGGGGTTTGGGTGAGTGCATCATTGTCCCGAAACAGGGACTCTTATTTtgacacacatactgtagattCTAAACAGCCCTGGACCAATGGAAACAGTGGGTTCTTTTCTCATTCTGTGTTCTATTTTTTATGGTATGAAAGGAAAACACAAACTGTAACTTAAAAAAAGGTCTTCAGGACAATTATTTTTTGGGTTATGTCTTTAGAATGCCAACTTGTCTGGACGTTTCACAGGacaattaaaatgttattttaatggATTCCTTGTTAATTGCAGTCTATTGGATAGCACTGTAGATCATACAActttatgtaaaaaaacaaataaaaaagaatgaaaaaaaagtttttatatgcaatggattaaataaaagcatgggtTGATTCTGCCTACTCACTGGTTTCTTGTTGTCGTTGTTGCAGAGTGTTATACACAGTCAAGTGTGGGATGGATGCACTATACATTTGTTTCACTGATGAAAGAGATGACAGTTTGAGAGGAAATTTTCTATATTTGGCATTTCAGTAACTCTCCACAGACCGCTGGGTGTGGTCTGTAGTTGTTCTAGATTTACTCTGTATCCCTATACAGCCTCTTACACAGATTCATATTACAGTAATACACTTTTTAGAAGATATGCTCAATTTTGTATTCTTTGTTTTGCATGTATGTATTATAATCTTTATGCACTACCCATCTCTGGGTGATCATATCTGTCTTTGAGCCACCATGGCTGAAGGGCATGAGCAGTTCATTCAGCTCTGTCCTTAGGGAAAAGGCTGTGATTTGTGTTTATTGTCACATTTACTTTGTATGTCTAAagcgtttgtttttttacacatcACCAGCCGTGGATATCCTAAAAAGTGCAATAAAGACAAAGAAATATGGGTAACACATGACACTGTaatgacacatgaactctaaccctaaccataacttgtcatgacaaaaaccgaatgacacttactaaaagaagcgttatgtcataaacatttatgacttgtttataatgtttatgacacatttatgacagtgtcatatcactcttatgtagataccttcaaataaagtgtaaccaaaatatgttgTATATGATACTGTGATAGTACCAGTTATGAAGTGATCAATAAATCCCTCTTTGACATGTTTGTTTCACAACAGTAGGTTATACAGGTTTACACACTTTGGTATATAAAGCTGgtccatgtgtgtgtacagtgtttaaaaaaagtattcagatcctttacttaagcaaATACTCTTCTAAGAAGTATTCCTGGAGCAGAATGGCCCCTcagttttatattatatattgtatcattggattattattattgatgcatGCACTGTTTAAGTAGTATTTTTATGTTGTATCTGGTGAGGATGAAGCTACAGTACTGCTGTGTTAACATAGTTTACTAGGTTAATGTTGCAACTGTTAGGTAGTTTTATCTacaacaatgcatcatattttataaaatgatcacacattttgtatgtaaaatcaaAATCTCCAAATAACTGGTAACTATAGctttcagataaatgtagtggagtaaaaagcacATTTGAATGAAATGTAGGTGAGTAAACATAAAAAGTAGCATAACATTGAAAGTAATTGTAGTTAAGTGCAAAACTTAGTAATTGTATTTAGCTACAGTTCACCACTGGTGTTATATTATTGAATATTAGATTATTGCTGCTGATGCATAAACATGTAAGTGACATTTTAATGAAGCTGTTAAGGTGAGGCCAATTGTACATGtgctgttgggtagtttaatgtaCATCaattcattatatatatatttgcctctgaaacaAGGTGAAgtagaaatgtaaataaaagtagcataaaatgtaaGCAATCAAGTAAAATACAAGTACCCAAAAATTGTATTTAAATCCAATACTTGAgtgtactttccaccactgcatttgACCACCAAAGCAGgcaaatgtaatataatgtcaAATGTTTCACATTAATCGCCAGCGATGCAAGCGTAGCCCTCCAACACTAGGTGGTGTACATTGCCTCAAAATGAAACAAGGCGTCTGAGCTGCAACAACAGGACTGGGCAATGCTTCTGAGACAGCAAGCCCGGGTTAGAGGGCAGCAGCCACCCAATCCCTCTTTCATGCCTTTATATAGTCagcagagagcgagagagaacaCAGAGACCCACTGATAgaatttgatttatttcttaTAATCTCAAAAACATACTTCTAACTTTGCTTGGACTCTGAGAAAcaatatatattaattatatatgtAAAGTCATACTTTTCTAAAATGAGATTGGACCAGATTTGAGATTTGATTGCCACATACTGTAATTATTCCTCTATTAAATGAATCTTGACTGGAGATCAACACAATAATTGATATCATGGCTACTAGCATACAATTATaatatcacacacatacacagatgcacacagagTATGTGTATCCCTTTTCTTGGAATTTCAACAGTATGGCAAATGGCATGGACTAAGTTATCTCCCTGACTATCTTTCACAATAACACTGCATTTTGACATGATAATACAAGATCAATCAACACCCAACAGTTAGCAGGAACAGCATATAGTACGTGAATACATTTATACAAAAGGTATACACAAACAATGCACTATATTACGTAATTTGTCTGTTCAATATGGCaggtacacatatacacatacacacacacacacacacacacacacacacacacacacacacacacacacaccaagtcaCACATTCAGTGGCTGCTGTCACTGAATGAAGCACATTCTCACTTTTTTTAGGGTTGTACATCAGTTTCAGAGCCATTCTGACCAAACTGTCACTCACATACTGCAGAGAGAGTCGTTGTACTCGAGGACAGGAGAAACTATGTACAgggtttcattcataaaatattgCACTTATTGGCCCATTGCATCTCACAGCAACTGCTATGACAATGCTTCTAAAACTGTAACACAGAGTGATATATACACTATCTTATTATATATAAATCTACATAGATAAGTCAGAACTGGCTTCATGCAATTTTTTGGAGTTTTTATTCAACTATGCAACAAACAACTGACGATGCTAAAGGAATTGTAACGTTTTggcacaaatgtgttttttttctatgagTTGTAGGACTGAAAGGCTTTCTGGATTTAAGCTACAACCTTTATACTATATGGTCTTCAGTAATCATCAAGACCACTACAGCACTGTATATGCCTGCATTCAGATTTTAAACTACTGTTTAGTCTATGTCTATGGTGTTTTCTAAGCAGGGAATTAATTTTAATAAAGCACAAACATGAAATTGTAGCATGCtgaaataaagattttttttaaactgtatatGGCTGTTTCTTCCATGCCAGAGCTGATCAGTTGTTACTGGGCCTTGTCAGTGTGAGATTTGTATTTAATGAAATGCTGGATCATATCTATCATATGGAGTTGAGGATGTTTAGGTTTTATCTTTAGATAAAACAGCACGTATGATTGACTTTTGGCAGCATGCTCATCGCATCAAACAATAAAGGGTCATCTAAGAGGCTAAGCACATAGAAATAGTTGCTTTTAAGATTTACAGATATACTTATCAGAGAAattacacatatacagacagcAAAACGTGGAATAGTACTCACATCAACATTATACATACTGGATTCATTCCAAAAGTAAACGTGACAGAGGAACTTACAGAGGCCGTGTTGGAGATGCTAAAAGGCCACTTATTTATCCAAGGTAGATTATTTTTTAGATGACAAAGTTCCAGCACTCATTTGTGACTCAGACGTAATACTCACACTCAtgcaaacccacacacacttactgtatAGTCACACAACAACCACACACTCACTACACAAAGGAAAGCCGCTACATACTATAGTGCACTAAATCATAGATTTGGCAGCTATAGGAGACAAAATAATCCTATAAAAGgaaaatacatactgtacaaaaaataaaaatgtaagcaCTCACTGACTCTATCCCTCATTTTATAACTATTCTAGGTCTTAAGgattttttaaaggttttaagGATTAACTTTACATCATGACTATGGACTATTTCCAGCCTTATCACACATACTTGGTTTATGACCCTACTAACTAGCTGAAGAATGAGAATATGGTGTCTCTATATTATAGATATCCTGTAATGTTACACATTTTACAATAGCCATGTCTGTTTGTCTGGTTATTTGCTCTTGATATAAGGTGATAAAGTTGAGAGATAATACGAAAGCATTTTGTAATTCTACTACTAAACAGGGTTTGAGCTGTAGTCCAGAGAAAGCAGCACTAGCAGGAGTGATAAGGGAGAACAAAACTCTGCACACTACCACCTTAGAGGACCCGCGCTGCCCTCCCTTTTGCTTCCTGACATCAGTCACTAACAGTTGCATCCAGACTGCTGGAGGGGCGGAGCGCTGTCTGTGAGTTTGGCAGTGGGAGCTCCTGTGGGGATGGCTGGATCACTGTCCAAGCTCTCGGACATCTTGTCACAAATTAGGTCAACGAGACGTTCAAAGGTCTGCTTCACGTTGATGTTGTCCTTGGCGCTGGTCTCAAAGAATTCAAAACCTTGGAAAGAGGGAGAGCAGTTAACATGAGAACAGGAAGAGACAGGTCCGACTAAGACAACAACATACAATAcatatttattattacatttttgggaAAAGCTTTGTCAGTTATTGAAAACAAAGCTGCTTCCATGTTGCAGTATTTTTGATGATATCCCAAAAGGGTTGAATGTTGCTCCAAGACTTACCCAACTGTTCTGCCAACAGTCTGCCATTGTCCACTGAGACCACTCTCTCCTCTTCCATATCACACTTATTTCCAGCCAGCACAACCTGTGCATTGTCCCACGAGTAGGTTTTTATCTGGGTTGACCTGCACGCAATCAGAAACAAAAGCATCACAGTCAAATGCTGTTGCTGCGTTTGGAGTGAAGGACACGATGTAAGGTTTGTTCGCCATTTAGACCAGTCATAAACAGTCATTACATCACCTTGTGTTTGACATGTAATATTTGAGTCACTAATGGTAGCAGTGGAAAAGTGGGTCAACTGCTGGTCTGTGCTAAAACATGTAATCACTATTAATCAGATTTAGGTTATCATTAAGTATTTTCTAGCTATTTGACATTGATATTTGtcattctttttatcctttccTTTAGATTTGTTCTTTGGCTTCTGCCTACTTCTGACTGGTAAGCTATTAATTGGATgtcttaattaattaattggatGCACACAATTTGCACATGTGGGTCATTATCTGAGCTCTGTCTTCAGCCTGCCAGAAAAAAGGATTCCCATCCCAGATAGGACAGctagatactgtatatgaaatGAGGCATTGCCTGTACCATATACACTacattttatgtatgtatgtatatatgtatgtatgtatgtaagtacgtactgtatgtttgtatgtttgtatgtatgtatgtatgtatgtatgtacgtatgtatgtatgtatgtactgtatgtatgtatgtatgtatgtatgtatgtatgtttgtatgtatgtactgtatgtatgtatgtatatatgtatgtatgtgtgtatgtatgtaagtacgtactgtatgtttgtatgtttgtatgtatgtatgtatgtatgtatgtacgtatgtatgtatgtatgtactgtatgtatgtatgtatgtatgtatgtatgtttgtatgtatgtactgtctgtatgtatgtatgtatgacatAATTTGCATTGTgagcacacacattcacattaaGGGAACAAATATCTCCCGTGGTGTTGCAGTCTGACTAAAAGTAGGGCAGTGAACACACCACAGGCTGAAAACAGTAGAGAGAGCCAgtaagaaagagaggaagaaacaaggagtcagagagagagcgagagcagcAGCATGATGTTAGCACTCATCTCTTTCTGTATAGTTCTGACGTTTGATAGCAGTTCAGATGTGGGTCATTTTG
Coding sequences within:
- the pde4d gene encoding cAMP-specific 3',5'-cyclic phosphodiesterase 4D isoform X7; its protein translation is MSLPVNSDYLSLERIARYRHACSNGSPFATNKPIDIKPRGRRGFDVDNGTSSGRSPLDPMASPGSGLILQANFVHSQRRESFLYRSDSDYDLSPKSMSRNSSIASDIHGDDMIVTPFAQVLASLRTVRNNFGALTNLQQDRASNKRSPMCNPPPITKTTFTEEAYQKLATETLEELDWCLDQLETLQTRHSVSEMASNKFKRMLNRELTHLSEMSRSGNQVSEFISSTFLDKQHEVEMPTPQTQKEKEKKNKPMSQISGVKKLQHSSSLTNSNIPRFGVKTETEDELAKELEHVNKWGLNVFKISEFSGNRPLTVMMHTIFQERDLLKTFKIPLDTFITYLMTLEDHYHGDVAYHNNIHAADVTQSTHVLLSTPALEAVFTDLEILAAIFASAIHDVDHPGVSNQFLINTNSELALMYNDSSVLENHHLAVGFKLLQEENCDIFQNMTKKQRQSLRKMVIDIVLATDMSKHMNLLADLKTMVETKKVTSSGVLLLDNYSDRIQVLQNMVHCADLSNPTKPLQLYRQWTDRIMEEFFSQGDRERERSMEISPMCDKHNASVEKSQVGFIDYIVHPLWETWADLVHPDAQDILDTLEDNREWYQSTIPQSPSPTLDEPEDGTRPPGGDKFQFELTLEEDGESDTEKDSGSQPEEEEDEDEEEEEDEEEEEDEENSCTDSKTLCTQDSESTEIPLDEQVGEDEEEEVAEEGETPCSQPCAVEEEVAEEKEETPDT
- the pde4d gene encoding cAMP-specific 3',5'-cyclic phosphodiesterase 4D isoform X5, whose product is MSIILKPRSRSTSSLKNTEGICFDVDNGTSSGRSPLDPMASPGSGLILQANFVHSQRRESFLYRSDSDYDLSPKSMSRNSSIASDIHGDDMIVTPFAQVLASLRTVRNNFGALTNLQQDRASNKRSPMCNPPPITKTTFTEEAYQKLATETLEELDWCLDQLETLQTRHSVSEMASNKFKRMLNRELTHLSEMSRSGNQVSEFISSTFLDKQHEVEMPTPQTQKEKEKKNKPMSQISGVKKLQHSSSLTNSNIPRFGVKTETEDELAKELEHVNKWGLNVFKISEFSGNRPLTVMMHTIFQERDLLKTFKIPLDTFITYLMTLEDHYHGDVAYHNNIHAADVTQSTHVLLSTPALEAVFTDLEILAAIFASAIHDVDHPGVSNQFLINTNSELALMYNDSSVLENHHLAVGFKLLQEENCDIFQNMTKKQRQSLRKMVIDIVLATDMSKHMNLLADLKTMVETKKVTSSGVLLLDNYSDRIQVLQNMVHCADLSNPTKPLQLYRQWTDRIMEEFFSQGDRERERSMEISPMCDKHNASVEKSQVGFIDYIVHPLWETWADLVHPDAQDILDTLEDNREWYQSTIPQSPSPTLDEPEDGTRPPGGDKFQFELTLEEDGESDTEKDSGSQPEEEEDEDEEEEEDEEEEEDEENSCTDSKTLCTQDSESTEIPLDEQVGEDEEEEVAEEGETPCSQPCAVEEEVAEEKEETPDT
- the pde4d gene encoding cAMP-specific 3',5'-cyclic phosphodiesterase 4D isoform X6, coding for MPEANYLLSVSWGYIKFKRMLNRELTHLSEMSRSGNQVSEFISSTFLDKQHEVEMPTPQTQKEKEKKNKPMSQISGVKKLQHSSSLTNSNIPRFGVKTETEDELAKELEHVNKWGLNVFKISEFSGNRPLTVMMHTIFQERDLLKTFKIPLDTFITYLMTLEDHYHGDVAYHNNIHAADVTQSTHVLLSTPALEAVFTDLEILAAIFASAIHDVDHPGVSNQFLINTNSELALMYNDSSVLENHHLAVGFKLLQEENCDIFQNMTKKQRQSLRKMVIDIVLATDMSKHMNLLADLKTMVETKKVTSSGVLLLDNYSDRIQVLQNMVHCADLSNPTKPLQLYRQWTDRIMEEFFSQGDRERERSMEISPMCDKHNASVEKSQVGFIDYIVHPLWETWADLVHPDAQDILDTLEDNREWYQSTIPQSPSPTLDEPEDGTRPPGGDKFQFELTLEEDGESDTEKDSGSQPEEEEDEDEEEEEDEEEEEDEENSCTDSKTLCTQDSESTEIPLDEQVGEDEEEEVAEEGETPCSQPCAVEEEVAEEKEETPDT